One Stratiformator vulcanicus genomic window, AGGATCGAATTGGCCGGGCGTCCCGGTATCCCATGTGACCGGCAGCGGGGTCCGCTGGTGATGGGGGCGGACATTCGTAGCGGACCTTTGGTGGCGTGGGAGCCATATATTCGTTGTCGCACGACGGGGCACAACTTTGCTGTCCACATTTTTGACGCAAGCGATAGAGTTCGTTTTCGAGCTCGCGAAGTCGCGCGGCGGCACGATCCTGATCGACGTTTGCGGATCGATCGTCTTCAATGCTGGCGTAGCGGTCTTGCTGCACTCTGGCGAATCTCACACGCCCGGTCGGTTCGGCCTTCAAAAATTCATTGCGACGGGAGCCGAGGATTCGCTGGCTGTCCACTCTTAATTCCGGTGCCGTCCGCACGGAAAAAACATTGGGAAGACGTAGCTCCGGCAGGGCAAACTTCATTTCAGGAATCCGAACTTCAAGCCCGCGTATCCCGATGGTACCCGATTCCCCAATCGTATCACCGCCGGCAGGGGGCTGAACGAACAAAGCTTGTTCCCGTTCCTGACCAGTCTGATACGGCGCTACGCGATCCTCTGTCGGTTCATAGCAGCGTTCGAACGATTGGTCACAGGGGACACCGCCGGCGACTGCAACGCCGACCGCTGCAAATGTGAGCAACACCGTCCCAAGTCGGATAAAGTGGTGCATAATGAACATCCTTTTTCATTCCGAACTTTATGTTCGTTGTTGATGCGATCGGGTGACGTCCGTGTCGACCGTAAGATTCTAAATATGAGGTTTACAGATTTCGCTACTTGGACTCGCCGAAATGTTTCCCTAGCTGCAATGTCAGCGCATCGAGCCGCTGATTTAATTGCTCGATTTCTTTGAGTGCTTCTTCGAGATGCTCGTCTTCCGTTTTCTTCTCTGACTGGTTACCGCTTTGAAGCTTACGGTCGAGGGCTCGGAGTTGTTCAATTTCACGACACAGTGACTCAAGTGATCGATTTTGTCCGGCTGCTTGGAATTCGAGCTGTCCGATTGAGCGAGCAAATCCTGGCTCGACTCGCACCGGAATCGAATCGGTGACAATCGCTTCAGGGGGGGCTTTGAAATAGAAGCACTTGCAAAATTTATCTTTTTTCTCTTTGACGATGACGACTCTTGGCTCGCGATTATCAACCATGCAGGATCCGTCACATTCGACTTCGTTTTTTCCAATTGGGGAGAAAAACTTTAGTCCAGCGACGGCCGGCGATGTAGAGCTGATCGAAGCGAAAACGATCAGGCAAGCGAGCGAAAGTTGGAGAGAGTGACGCATGACAGGATCGTTCCCGATCAGGTGGACAAGTTAGACTGAGTTCCCACACCGGGAGTTTTCGACATGCTACGGATGCACATTCAACTGTTGTGAATTTATCGTGCCAAATGCCTTTGTTGAACACTCCACCACGTAGAAAAGTTTCACTAATGCAACCACCCCGCGCGCGATCAAATTGCCTGGCGAAGACAACGAATGAAAAAACGGCACGGCCCAAGTGAGAGCCGCACCGCAAATTTGATTCTGATCGGCGACACTGAAGCCTATTTTTTCAAATTTCCGATTCGTTCTATGAATTCATCAAGCTGTTGACTTCGCTCTGCATGTTGCTGATATTGCTGCTCGATTACTTCGGCCACGCGTTCGAGCGAAAGTTCCGAAGTTGGCTGTGGTGCCGGCGGGGCAGCCTGTTCGTTCAGCTTCGCAATTTGCTCGGTAAGGGCAGCGAGTTTCGCACTGGTATCTTTGAGTTGTGTGGTTAATTGACCGATGGCCTTGCACGAGTCACTTTCCTCGGTAGAGGGCGTCTCGCCTGTATCGGGATTAGAAAAGCCGGAGGCTGTTGTCGGCAATTCTATTCCTGCTGCACGCAGTTTCTGGACGGCGCGTACAGTTTCGGAGACTGAGAGGTCACTTCGATCCACTGCGGAGTCACGCAGTGATACGGTTCGGAGGAATGACGAACGTCCGGAAAGGTAAACAGTTGGTGCGGAACGTTCGACGACGAGTGTCGAACGGCCGCTGTCGAGGAAAAACGGCTCGTCGACACGCACATTTTCGATGTAACTGGACCGATTCGAGCCAACGCTGTCGCGATCTTTGAAGCAAAACCCGCCGGCAAAGGCGAGATCGCACACACCGGTTGTAAATACAGCCACGGCAAAAACCGCGATTGATTTGAAACAAACGGACATTGGTGTGAGTTCCTTTTTTGAAGTTTGATTGATCAAACGGTTTCGACTTAATGCCAGACTATCACTTCGCCCAAGCAACTGAAAGAATTTTCAATAGCTGGTACGCGATTCGTTTCGTTGGCCAAATTTGTTGGCCACGTTCGACTCATTATCCGGAAGCCCTTCGGGACAGCAGAACTCCACTTGATCAGGCCGTCTTGCAGGCGATAAGTAGCGAGACGACTGAACCACATAAACTTTTCGTGCTCATGAAAACACCGCTATCATCCTACTTCGACCTGAATGGGCGCTAATCTTCCGCGCCAGAACCGGCGTTGGACTCACTGGCGTTTTCGGTGCTATCAGCATAAATGCTCTGATCCACGATTCGCGGGAGTTCAATAAGGGGCTGGTCGGTGCGTTCACCGGTCAGCGAAAACACCCCGAAGCGACGGCGGCTTTCGTAAGCTGCCACTTGATTGCCAATCCATGTAATCAATTCGCTTCGCAGGGTCGTGTATACCCCCCCGTCCCGACCGCAGCCATTGCCGACGCCGCGCGAGGTGAGACCCGCCACCGGGATGGTCGCGTTGCTGAAGGGGGTGGTCGGGTCTGGCGGGAGAGCGTAAGCAGGTCCTCCGCTGTCTCCGCCGCACGAGTCGTTGCCTTTACTTCCGGCCAGGAATTCGCGACCGCCGTATTGAAAATTCATCATTGCGACATCAACTCGACGCTTCGTGCCGAGCCCGGCATTTCCGCTGAGGGCTCCAAAATCGCTCTTTCCGAAGCCAGCCAGACGTACTGAGTGAATCTCCGCGATCAGGCTCTCCGAAGCAATTACCCGCACGCGGCTGGGGTCGACCGGGCGTTCCAGGATCAATAACGCGACGTCGTACCCGTTGATACGACGAAAGTTTGCATGCGGAAATTCGGCGGCAACGTCTACAATGTCCGGGTCCGTGAGTGAGTTGATCGAGGTCCCAATGCCGATTCGCCTGATCCGAGTACGGGCTCCGGTCTCCTTACAGTAAACGCAATGGGCGGCCGTCAGCACGAGTTGCGGCGCAACGATGACCCCGCTGCAAACTCCTTGTCGAGAGCACTCGTTAAGCATGACGACGCAGTCTT contains:
- a CDS encoding S1 family peptidase; amino-acid sequence: MKKHSHLLLAMAALALFAKSISADDATSQLRAEFLEKYNVSPEAAAGTSDLDEPSATEQSNIKIGSRIPPEPDPRFTPPTRSGSLGRSAIELPKEVGRFGENEAPTDAKEIKLDDSWLYERNVKKLKELLANARNRVRQESSAVWERVGGPDAINVQPGQLEDCVVMLNECSRQGVCSGVIVAPQLVLTAAHCVYCKETGARTRIRRIGIGTSINSLTDPDIVDVAAEFPHANFRRINGYDVALLILERPVDPSRVRVIASESLIAEIHSVRLAGFGKSDFGALSGNAGLGTKRRVDVAMMNFQYGGREFLAGSKGNDSCGGDSGGPAYALPPDPTTPFSNATIPVAGLTSRGVGNGCGRDGGVYTTLRSELITWIGNQVAAYESRRRFGVFSLTGERTDQPLIELPRIVDQSIYADSTENASESNAGSGAED